The genomic window TTCGCCATTGCAATGCCACTGAGTCTGATTTGTTTCAAAAAAATTCTCGGTAAAATAATTTCGCTCACCGAAGGGCCGCTTAAAACACCAATCAAAGCGATATGTCCCGCAAGTTTAGTGCAACGAACGGACTCACTAAAAGTCCCAGCGCCACCTACTTCCACTACATGGTCTACGCCTTCATTATTAGTAAGCTTTAAGACTTCTTTGCCCCACTCTGGATGAGTCTTGTAGTTGATCAAATGATCAGCTCCTAAGGCTTTTAATTTTTCCAATTTTTCCTCACTGGACGAAGTAGCAATAACGGTTGCACCGTAAGTTTTTGCTAATTGCAAAGCGAAGACAGAGACTCCTCCTGTTCCTTGAACTAAAACAGATTCACCCGCTTTTAATTTACCTTCGTCAACTAATGCTCTCCAAGCCGTCAGTCCGGCACAAGGCAGGGTAGCTGCTTCTTTAAGATTAAGATTGTTTGGAATCTTAGTTAAGGCTGTTTCAGGTATAGCGATGTATTCGGTAGCATAACCGTCTTGGTTATCGCCAATAAAACTCAAAAGTTCATATTTAGGAGCTCCAGAAACCCAATTTGGAAAACACATACTCATAACTTGATCGCCAGATTTCCATTTAGTGACTTCATTACCAATTTCGACGATTTCTCCTGCAGCGTCTGAAAGCGGTACTCTTTTATCTTCGGTAGGAATTAAGCCTAAAGCCACCATAAGATCGTGATAATTCAAACTACTCGCAGATACTTTTAATAAAACCTCATCAGAATTTAAACTGGGATTATCGGTTTCAATTATCTTTAAATTGTCTAAACCACCTGGCTTGCTAAGTTGAATTTGTTTCATTTTCCTCCTTAAAAATTAAGAAAATTATCTTATCAGCTAATTAAAAGAAAACAGATAACAAAAAAATGCATAAAAAAAGTCATTTTTAATAACTTTTTGTGAAATCTATATAAAATATGTGAAATCTGAGCAAAATTGTTAAAGTTTGACTCGCTTGAAATCCTATTCTGAGTATACTTTCAGCGTAGTAGAGCAACTTTGGTAATAAAAAGAGCAATTTTGATAACTTTTAGATCATTTGATGTTTTTTTAAGTCCGATTTGCTAAATTTTTGGTAATACTGAGTTGTTTTACAATTACGACGTTCAAAAACGGAGTTGTTAAATGAACTATACAAAAGCACTGTTAGGTACCTTAGGTTATGTCTTATGTTTATCTACTGTAGTGTATGTAGGTAGCTTAGGAATTTTAACTTTCGCTTCCTGACGTTAATGGAGTAACCAAAAGTTTCTTCTCCCCCCTAGTTGCCCTGGTTTACCAGGGCAGCTTTTTTTTTACCCTCAAAATCTGTTAAATTTATTTTGTGAAAGACAAAAAACAATGCGAGGTTTGCA from SAR86 cluster bacterium includes these protein-coding regions:
- a CDS encoding NAD(P)-dependent alcohol dehydrogenase, with the protein product MKQIQLSKPGGLDNLKIIETDNPSLNSDEVLLKVSASSLNYHDLMVALGLIPTEDKRVPLSDAAGEIVEIGNEVTKWKSGDQVMSMCFPNWVSGAPKYELLSFIGDNQDGYATEYIAIPETALTKIPNNLNLKEAATLPCAGLTAWRALVDEGKLKAGESVLVQGTGGVSVFALQLAKTYGATVIATSSSEEKLEKLKALGADHLINYKTHPEWGKEVLKLTNNEGVDHVVEVGGAGTFSESVRCTKLAGHIALIGVLSGPSVSEIILPRIFLKQIRLSGIAMANQDSQIAMVDYLEKNEIKPEISDSFELADLAAAFQHQIDNKHFGKISIDIG